In bacterium, a single window of DNA contains:
- the panD gene encoding Aspartate 1-decarboxylase gives MFRELMRAKIHRAVVTDANLAYVGSLSVDSDLLAAADIHEYEKISVVNINTGGRFETYAIAAPAGSGTIALNGGAARLGQPGDLVIIIAYGYYQDQDEHQARVVFVDELNAIVSVDTQSRGETDQLRLAGIPAQLY, from the coding sequence ATGTTTCGTGAACTGATGCGGGCCAAGATTCACCGGGCGGTGGTCACCGACGCCAATCTGGCGTACGTCGGCAGCTTGTCGGTGGACAGCGATCTGCTGGCGGCGGCGGACATCCACGAGTACGAAAAGATCAGCGTCGTGAACATTAACACCGGCGGACGCTTCGAGACGTACGCCATCGCCGCGCCGGCCGGGTCTGGCACCATCGCGCTGAATGGTGGGGCCGCTCGCCTGGGGCAGCCAGGCGATCTGGTCATCATCATCGCCTACGGCTACTATCAGGATCAGGACGAGCATCAGGCCCGGGTCGTGTTCGTGGATGAGCTAAACGCCATCGTGAGCGTCGATACCCAGAGTCGCGGGGAGACGGACCAGCTTCGGCTGGCTGGCATCCCGGCGCAGCTGTACTAG
- the mutM gene encoding Formamidopyrimidine-DNA glycosylase — MPELPEVEAVAAVLREDLPGEIIEKVTVRWPKWTGDQTPAAFGRGIRGKAITAVARRGKYLRFWLDDQSQVWSHLRMTGRWLVDPEPEQYESHCSALMRFVSGRHLAFVDVRKFGRAHWYPPQILPNEERLLGPEPLDPAFDARALHSRLIGRRRELKTLLLDQQCIAGLGNIYASEILFRARISPLRRSDSLTLPEARRIHQAMVSILQLAIEQRGTTVYDYRGARNQEGGYQHFLQVYQKAGGPCPRCRKPIVRLVQGQRSTFYCPTCQR, encoded by the coding sequence ATGCCAGAACTCCCGGAAGTAGAAGCGGTGGCAGCGGTCCTGCGGGAGGATTTGCCCGGTGAGATCATCGAGAAAGTCACCGTGCGGTGGCCCAAATGGACCGGCGATCAGACCCCAGCTGCTTTCGGACGGGGGATCCGGGGGAAGGCCATCACAGCCGTGGCGCGACGCGGGAAGTACCTGCGCTTCTGGCTCGACGACCAGAGCCAGGTCTGGTCGCATCTGCGAATGACCGGTCGCTGGCTGGTGGATCCCGAGCCCGAACAGTACGAGTCGCATTGCTCCGCGCTGATGCGCTTCGTCTCGGGACGGCACCTGGCCTTTGTGGATGTCCGGAAATTTGGACGAGCGCACTGGTATCCACCGCAGATTCTGCCGAATGAAGAGCGGCTCCTCGGACCCGAGCCGCTCGATCCTGCTTTCGATGCCCGGGCGTTGCACAGCCGCCTCATTGGTCGTCGACGGGAGCTCAAAACGCTATTGCTCGACCAGCAGTGCATCGCCGGACTCGGGAACATCTACGCCAGCGAAATCCTCTTTCGTGCCCGGATTTCGCCCTTGCGACGCAGCGACAGTCTCACCCTGCCCGAAGCCCGGCGCATCCATCAGGCCATGGTCAGCATCCTGCAACTGGCCATTGAGCAGCGGGGGACGACGGTGTATGACTATCGCGGTGCGCGGAATCAGGAGGGGGGCTATCAGCACTTTCTGCAGGTCTATCAGAAGGCTGGAGGGCCCTGCCCACGCTGTCGCAAACCAATCGTCCGGCTGGTCCAGGGGCAGCGATCGACCTTTTACTGCCCAACCTGCCAGCGCTAG
- the rfaF gene encoding ADP-heptose--LPS heptosyltransferase 2, with the protein MTLIDRRILIADLAYLGDTLMSTPVITNLRRNHPRAIIDFLVSSQAATVVEHHPDINEVLIVEKAKWLRPSWQTLRETADRLREKKYDTVFVVHRAFSTALVMVMAGIPRRLGLGTDGRSLLLTDAVPLDIVRHRTDNALALLIAAGEPVTHRMLSYFPGPGADRRAEGLLLSRNWDPSRPLICIAPGGSWKTKCWPSERFSRTAEALLQGGYQVALVGGPAELELSREIAAQASNGVINLTNATTFDVLYEIFRLAQGVIATDAGPMHLAAASGVPLVGLFGPTSPQRCGPVSDHAVTIAGDVPCLGCYLKECDHHSCMAYLGVRTVLSALESVMVRAGTVALATAQAEDPAEEAVATESAVEE; encoded by the coding sequence ATGACCCTCATCGACCGCCGCATTCTCATCGCCGACCTGGCTTACCTGGGCGACACGCTGATGAGCACGCCGGTCATCACCAATCTGCGTCGTAATCATCCCAGGGCCATCATCGACTTCCTGGTCTCCAGCCAGGCGGCGACTGTGGTGGAGCATCACCCGGATATCAATGAGGTATTGATTGTTGAAAAGGCGAAATGGCTACGACCCTCCTGGCAGACTCTGCGGGAAACTGCAGATCGACTGCGGGAAAAGAAGTATGACACCGTCTTTGTCGTCCATCGGGCTTTCAGCACCGCGCTGGTGATGGTGATGGCCGGGATTCCACGACGCCTGGGACTCGGCACCGATGGCCGGAGCTTGTTACTCACCGATGCTGTCCCACTGGACATCGTGCGTCACCGGACCGATAACGCCCTGGCGCTTCTCATCGCTGCCGGCGAGCCGGTCACGCATCGCATGCTGTCGTACTTTCCCGGTCCCGGCGCGGATCGCCGCGCGGAAGGCCTCCTCCTTTCCAGAAACTGGGATCCGTCTCGACCACTGATTTGCATTGCACCGGGAGGCTCATGGAAGACCAAGTGCTGGCCGTCGGAGCGCTTTAGCCGCACCGCGGAGGCACTGTTACAGGGCGGATATCAAGTCGCGCTGGTCGGCGGTCCCGCTGAACTGGAGCTGAGTCGCGAGATCGCCGCACAGGCCAGCAACGGAGTCATTAATCTCACCAATGCCACGACCTTCGATGTGCTGTACGAGATTTTCCGGCTGGCGCAGGGGGTGATCGCGACCGACGCCGGACCCATGCATCTGGCGGCCGCTTCAGGCGTCCCACTGGTAGGACTTTTTGGTCCGACCAGCCCGCAACGCTGCGGACCGGTCAGTGACCACGCGGTCACTATCGCCGGGGATGTCCCCTGTCTGGGCTGTTACCTGAAGGAGTGTGATCACCACTCCTGCATGGCCTACCTGGGGGTCCGGACCGTCCTCTCCGCCCTGGAGAGCGTCATGGTCCGCGCGGGAACCGTCGCCCTGGCAACAGCACAGGCCGAAGATCCCGCAGAGGAAGCAGTCGCGACAGAATCAGCAGTAGAGGAGTAA
- the nadA gene encoding Quinolinate synthase A has translation MTGRIQDEIRQLAREQDALILAHNYQHPEVQEIADFIGDSFELAKAGREAPHSRIIFCGVHFMAETAKILSPEKSVHMPDTHAGCPMANMISDRVLQKLKDKYPGAGVMAYVNTSAKVKAMSDVCCTSANAVQVAEMYFPEEQPIIFVPDVSLGTTVKERANRNIILYEGFCPTHHRILAEDVRRARARYPLAKVIAHPECTEEVKAEADYVESTSGMLRKAATDPALEFIVCTEQGLIHRLQREMPDKTFYSPSELNVCPNMKKTTLDKIRVTLETHNNEIFVDEEVRELAYQALDRMMACSALAAPLLEGRERQREQRYVAVPA, from the coding sequence ATGACCGGACGCATCCAGGACGAGATCCGCCAGCTAGCACGGGAACAGGACGCCCTGATCCTGGCGCATAACTACCAGCATCCCGAGGTCCAGGAGATTGCCGACTTCATCGGTGACTCCTTCGAACTGGCCAAAGCGGGTCGTGAAGCCCCCCATTCCCGGATCATCTTCTGCGGGGTCCACTTCATGGCGGAAACGGCCAAGATTCTCTCCCCCGAGAAGTCGGTGCACATGCCGGACACCCACGCCGGTTGCCCGATGGCGAATATGATCTCCGACCGGGTCCTCCAGAAGCTGAAGGACAAATACCCCGGCGCGGGAGTCATGGCCTATGTCAATACCTCCGCTAAGGTCAAGGCGATGAGCGATGTCTGCTGCACCTCCGCCAATGCGGTGCAGGTGGCAGAGATGTACTTCCCTGAAGAACAGCCGATCATTTTCGTCCCGGATGTCTCTTTGGGAACCACTGTCAAAGAGCGGGCGAACCGGAACATCATTCTCTACGAAGGCTTCTGTCCCACGCACCACCGGATTCTTGCGGAGGATGTCCGTCGCGCCAGAGCCCGTTACCCGCTGGCAAAAGTCATCGCGCACCCCGAGTGCACTGAGGAAGTGAAGGCGGAGGCGGACTATGTGGAGTCCACGAGCGGCATGCTCCGCAAAGCCGCGACCGATCCAGCCCTCGAGTTCATCGTCTGTACCGAGCAAGGGCTGATCCACCGCCTCCAGCGGGAGATGCCGGACAAGACGTTCTACTCCCCGAGCGAACTGAATGTCTGCCCCAACATGAAGAAAACGACGCTCGACAAGATCCGCGTCACCCTGGAGACGCACAACAACGAGATCTTCGTGGATGAAGAGGTCCGGGAACTGGCCTATCAGGCGCTGGATCGCATGATGGCCTGTTCCGCCCTCGCTGCGCCGTTGTTGGAGGGCCGGGAGCGGCAGCGGGAACAACGCTATGTAGCCGTCCCGGCATAA
- the nadC gene encoding putative nicotinate-nucleotide pyrophosphorylase [carboxylating] has translation MDLGSGDLSTLAFPEWNTRQATADVVARAPGVVAGLPLIEVVWEVLGWEVQTTGDVADGEQVSAGDKLMTCAGPATALLAGERTLLNVLSHLSGIATLTAAYVQACEGTSARICDTRKTLPGLRTLQKYAVRCGGGVNHRFSLADAVMLKDNHQALLMESLESAIHRIRQRIGPTVRIEVEVDTIAGFRTAATCGVDVIMLDNMDLAMIAQCVKERPNGTLLEVSGGVRLEQVALVAALGVDYISVGRLTHSAPALDLALDFAPA, from the coding sequence ATGGATCTCGGATCCGGGGATCTTTCCACCCTCGCTTTTCCGGAGTGGAACACCCGCCAGGCGACCGCAGATGTCGTCGCCCGCGCCCCCGGTGTCGTTGCAGGGCTCCCATTGATCGAGGTGGTCTGGGAAGTCCTGGGATGGGAAGTGCAGACGACGGGTGATGTCGCAGATGGAGAGCAGGTCAGTGCGGGCGACAAGCTTATGACCTGCGCCGGTCCGGCCACAGCGCTCCTGGCAGGTGAGCGGACGCTTCTGAATGTGCTGTCCCATCTCTCGGGAATCGCAACCCTCACTGCAGCTTATGTACAGGCCTGCGAGGGGACATCCGCGCGGATATGCGATACCCGTAAGACACTGCCGGGCCTGCGAACGCTCCAGAAGTACGCTGTCCGTTGTGGCGGTGGGGTGAATCATCGCTTCTCCTTGGCGGATGCCGTAATGCTCAAGGACAACCATCAGGCATTGCTCATGGAGTCGCTGGAGTCTGCGATTCACCGAATCCGACAACGAATTGGGCCGACCGTCCGCATCGAAGTGGAAGTCGACACCATCGCAGGCTTCCGGACCGCTGCTACCTGCGGCGTGGATGTCATCATGCTGGACAACATGGATCTCGCCATGATCGCGCAATGTGTAAAGGAGCGCCCCAATGGGACGCTCCTGGAAGTCAGCGGGGGCGTACGCCTCGAGCAGGTGGCGTTGGTGGCCGCACTGGGAGTCGACTACATCTCAGTCGGTCGACTCACCCACTCCGCGCCGGCCCTCGACCTGGCTCTCGACTTCGCACCAGCCTAG
- the petC_1 gene encoding Cytochrome b6-f complex iron-sulfur subunit, whose product MTPHDVAAPGPDEPIERRTVLGGMAGMGVALGLAGTAGGLGWIASQFLYPAGGRPTAWLYVAIARDIPKGGSLSYTGPTGEKIAIARQGETGAVEDFVALSSTCPHLGCQVHWESVRQRFFCPCHNGAFDPSGIATEGPPAQAKQSLSRYPLKIQDGLLFIEVPIPTGTGAAT is encoded by the coding sequence ATGACTCCACACGATGTTGCAGCGCCAGGACCAGATGAGCCGATCGAGCGACGGACCGTCCTCGGCGGGATGGCTGGCATGGGAGTCGCCCTCGGACTGGCCGGGACCGCTGGTGGTCTGGGGTGGATCGCCTCGCAATTCCTGTACCCCGCTGGAGGACGGCCCACCGCGTGGCTGTATGTTGCGATTGCGCGGGATATCCCAAAGGGTGGATCGCTTTCCTATACCGGTCCCACCGGCGAGAAAATCGCGATTGCCCGTCAGGGAGAGACCGGGGCGGTCGAGGATTTTGTCGCGTTGTCCTCCACCTGTCCACATTTGGGGTGTCAGGTCCACTGGGAAAGTGTCAGGCAGCGCTTCTTCTGCCCCTGCCATAACGGGGCCTTTGATCCCTCGGGTATTGCTACGGAAGGACCGCCCGCACAGGCGAAGCAGTCGCTGTCGCGGTATCCCCTGAAAATTCAGGACGGCCTGCTGTTCATTGAGGTCCCCATCCCTACAGGTACCGGGGCGGCGACCTAA
- the petB_1 gene encoding Cytochrome b6, whose amino-acid sequence MATNPGWLQQRIPISPEQLREFTNEPVPNHLKRWWFALGGTPALLFMGQIITGILLAMYYQPSMLTAYESVRQITEDVSFGWYIRGLHKWGATLMIAAVILHQMRVFFTGAYRAPRELNWVIGMGLLICTLLTGFTGYSLVYEQLSYWGATVGANIADNVPVVGSLLKQLLLAGEVYNEHTLSRFYIIHAAVLPVLIILLVALHITMIRLQGVTEFRFEDEPEDKPRSFNFFPDHLYTELIIGLSLLVILTTLAVAVPAHLGPPADPLSTPEIIKPEWFFYVAFRWLKLFPGTAAVLSMGLVVVVMFAWPWIDGAIRRRQPSSELSVWFGIIAVLAIIGLTVWEAVVAH is encoded by the coding sequence ATGGCAACCAATCCAGGCTGGCTGCAGCAACGGATCCCTATCTCCCCTGAACAACTGCGGGAGTTCACCAATGAACCCGTTCCGAATCACCTGAAGCGCTGGTGGTTTGCCCTGGGAGGCACTCCGGCGCTGTTGTTTATGGGCCAGATCATCACCGGCATCCTACTGGCGATGTACTACCAGCCTTCCATGCTGACGGCCTATGAATCGGTCCGGCAGATTACCGAGGATGTCAGCTTCGGCTGGTACATCCGGGGTCTGCACAAATGGGGCGCGACCCTGATGATCGCGGCGGTCATCCTCCATCAGATGCGGGTCTTCTTTACCGGCGCGTATCGCGCTCCCCGGGAACTGAACTGGGTCATCGGGATGGGCCTGCTGATCTGCACACTCCTGACCGGCTTTACCGGCTACAGCCTGGTGTATGAGCAGCTCAGCTACTGGGGCGCTACGGTTGGCGCGAACATCGCAGACAACGTGCCGGTCGTCGGCAGCCTCCTCAAGCAGCTCCTGCTGGCGGGCGAGGTCTACAACGAGCATACGCTGTCGCGGTTCTACATCATTCATGCGGCGGTCCTGCCAGTGCTCATCATTCTGCTGGTCGCGCTGCACATCACGATGATCCGGCTGCAGGGTGTCACCGAGTTCCGGTTCGAGGATGAACCGGAAGACAAGCCGCGCTCCTTCAACTTTTTTCCGGATCACCTCTACACCGAACTCATCATCGGACTGTCGCTGCTGGTCATTCTGACGACGTTGGCAGTGGCGGTTCCGGCCCATCTGGGCCCCCCAGCTGATCCCCTGTCAACACCTGAAATCATCAAGCCGGAGTGGTTCTTCTATGTCGCCTTCCGCTGGCTCAAGCTCTTTCCCGGCACGGCCGCGGTGCTGAGCATGGGGCTGGTGGTGGTGGTCATGTTCGCCTGGCCATGGATCGATGGTGCGATTCGTCGACGTCAACCGAGTTCAGAACTCAGCGTCTGGTTCGGCATCATCGCGGTGCTGGCCATCATCGGACTCACGGTCTGGGAAGCCGTAGTCGCCCATTAA
- the panC gene encoding Pantothenate synthetase yields MQTLTTIAAIREALVSSRMAGRSIGLVPTMGALHAGHRSLVEASVAACEITVATLFVNPTQFGPTEDFSRYPRTFEADQALLAEAGCDFLFAPAVTELYPDEQSIWLQADAALADNILCGASRPGHFRGVLTIVAKLFNIIQPTHAFFGQKDFQQATLVQRLIEDLNFPITLVRCPTVREADGLAMSSRNRYLSPTDREAATVLSRALRAARKVIMEGETMPEAVQTVMARSLAEEPEFTLEYAELRQAATLAEAAAPLAGEIVLAIAGKIGTTRLIDNEVVGVPQVRATANVAEGIAHVS; encoded by the coding sequence ATGCAGACCCTCACCACCATCGCTGCAATCCGAGAGGCCTTGGTCAGCTCCCGGATGGCCGGACGGAGCATCGGGCTGGTCCCGACCATGGGCGCGCTCCATGCCGGGCATCGCTCGCTGGTGGAGGCCTCAGTGGCGGCCTGTGAGATCACGGTCGCAACACTGTTCGTCAATCCGACCCAGTTCGGACCCACCGAAGATTTCTCGCGCTACCCGCGGACTTTCGAGGCGGATCAGGCGCTGCTGGCCGAGGCAGGCTGTGACTTCCTCTTCGCCCCAGCGGTGACTGAGCTCTATCCGGACGAGCAATCGATCTGGCTCCAGGCGGACGCTGCGCTGGCGGACAACATCCTCTGCGGAGCCAGCCGACCAGGACATTTCCGGGGGGTCCTGACCATCGTGGCGAAACTGTTCAACATCATCCAGCCGACTCACGCTTTCTTCGGGCAGAAGGATTTTCAGCAGGCGACCCTGGTCCAGCGCTTGATTGAAGACCTCAACTTTCCGATAACACTGGTTCGCTGCCCGACGGTCCGCGAAGCTGATGGGCTCGCGATGTCGAGTCGGAATCGCTACTTGTCGCCTACTGATCGTGAGGCAGCGACGGTCCTGTCCCGAGCGCTCCGCGCCGCCAGAAAAGTGATCATGGAAGGCGAAACTATGCCAGAGGCTGTCCAGACAGTCATGGCGCGGTCTCTTGCCGAGGAACCGGAGTTCACGCTGGAGTACGCCGAATTGCGGCAAGCTGCAACGCTTGCGGAAGCAGCTGCGCCACTGGCTGGCGAGATTGTGCTGGCCATCGCCGGGAAGATTGGCACCACCCGGCTGATCGACAACGAGGTAGTCGGGGTGCCGCAAGTCCGCGCCACAGCGAACGTGGCAGAAGGAATCGCGCATGTTTCGTGA
- the hisH gene encoding Imidazole glycerol phosphate synthase subunit HisH produces the protein MANLAILDFGFGGALALENALLATGAEVARLEHGLTAHAYDALVLTGYGRFGEAMRTLEGVGMFSALWNFYEEVRKPILGISLGMHMLASGSEESPGQPGLNILPGTARSMPSRIGKPYTGWHRMELDLDDPLFEGIDPLVEWHFTQDYMILSSNLQKSLAGEYTLGGLPTAGALRRGSVWGLQCDPVKSGEAGQQLLNNFVALVDSLIPATSSGEG, from the coding sequence ATGGCGAACCTCGCAATCCTCGACTTCGGCTTTGGCGGCGCCCTGGCGCTGGAAAATGCGCTGCTGGCCACCGGAGCCGAGGTGGCACGTCTGGAGCATGGTCTGACCGCCCACGCATACGACGCTCTCGTGCTCACGGGATATGGGCGCTTCGGCGAAGCCATGCGCACCCTGGAGGGAGTCGGCATGTTCAGCGCCCTCTGGAACTTTTACGAAGAGGTGCGCAAACCTATTCTGGGCATCAGCCTCGGGATGCACATGCTGGCCAGCGGCTCTGAAGAATCCCCGGGACAGCCGGGCCTGAATATTCTTCCCGGCACAGCGCGATCAATGCCCAGCCGTATTGGCAAGCCCTACACCGGCTGGCACCGGATGGAGCTCGATCTGGACGATCCCCTGTTCGAGGGCATCGATCCTCTGGTCGAGTGGCACTTTACACAGGACTACATGATCCTCAGTTCCAATCTGCAAAAGAGCCTGGCGGGCGAGTACACCCTGGGGGGCTTGCCGACTGCCGGAGCGCTGCGACGCGGGTCGGTCTGGGGGTTGCAATGTGACCCGGTGAAGTCTGGCGAAGCGGGCCAGCAGCTGCTGAACAACTTTGTTGCCCTCGTGGACTCTCTGATACCGGCAACTTCCTCCGGCGAGGGGTAG
- the nadX gene encoding L-aspartate dehydrogenase has translation MSSALQIGLLGVGAIGGYLAATITEHEDWELTAWWDPDPSARARFHERFPHFASGAMSPDDWTPGTVTHLLEAAHPLAVPAALQTAHRLSATTILASVGGLLAPEAQTALAVNLQAGLRVLVPSGAIGGLDLLRAIPRQALEQVTLRTRKPPSALPPAEAAGITEPTCLFVGTAREAIARFPKNVNVAVTLSLAGLGPDQTQVEVWADPEVSWNTHEIDIESAVGHYRVSCANIPLADNPGTSALAAMSIVALLAGEEPGLRIGS, from the coding sequence ATGTCTTCCGCACTTCAGATCGGGCTGCTGGGTGTCGGCGCTATCGGCGGCTACCTCGCTGCGACTATCACTGAACACGAGGATTGGGAGCTTACCGCCTGGTGGGACCCGGACCCGTCCGCCAGAGCCCGTTTTCATGAGCGATTCCCCCACTTCGCTTCGGGCGCGATGTCTCCCGATGACTGGACTCCGGGCACGGTGACTCACCTGCTGGAAGCGGCACATCCGCTGGCGGTGCCGGCGGCGCTGCAGACCGCCCATCGCCTCTCAGCGACCACCATCCTGGCCAGTGTCGGGGGGCTGCTGGCTCCAGAAGCACAGACTGCCTTGGCAGTTAACTTGCAGGCTGGTTTGCGGGTGCTGGTCCCGTCCGGAGCGATTGGCGGACTCGATCTGTTGCGGGCTATCCCGCGGCAGGCGCTCGAGCAGGTTACGCTCCGGACTCGTAAACCCCCCTCAGCGCTGCCACCCGCAGAGGCGGCAGGCATCACGGAACCGACTTGTCTCTTTGTCGGGACTGCCCGCGAAGCCATCGCTCGCTTTCCCAAGAATGTCAATGTCGCGGTCACGCTGAGCCTCGCCGGCTTAGGCCCAGATCAGACTCAGGTGGAAGTCTGGGCGGACCCTGAAGTCTCGTGGAATACCCACGAAATCGACATCGAATCCGCTGTGGGGCACTACCGGGTGAGTTGCGCCAACATCCCATTAGCCGACAACCCCGGGACCTCCGCTCTGGCAGCGATGAGCATCGTGGCCTTACTGGCAGGAGAAGAGCCAGGACTCCGTATTGGGTCCTGA
- the cysS gene encoding Cysteine--tRNA ligase, translated as MLQFFNTLTRRKEPFTPLVPGVVSIYNCGPTVYDFVHIGNWRTFLFADLLVRYLEYRGFEVRQVMNITDVGHMLNDDEQGTDRMALASEREQLHPLQVAARYTEAFLADAALLDIHEPLARPKATDYVPQMIAMVESLLEKGFAYEVNNSVYFDVSKFAAYGQLSNQQLDDLQAGARIEPHPDKRHPFDFALWIHNPQHVLQWETPWGSGYPGWHIECSSMIEAILGPTIDIHTGGEDNIFPHHECEIAQSTSAHDGAPLAHIWMHARFLLVDGEKMSKSKGNFYRLVDLMEKGFEAKDVRYALLAAHYRSTYNFTLEGLEAARATRRGLNDYIRRLETAVAAGEGTRECERAIQDAKDKFEAALDDDLNITEALEAIFGLRDAMYKRLAKGQLQRSDAQALIRTFREFDDVLRIMQFTPLAVMDDSTRTELQADIAARQTARLNKEWGAADLLRDKWAAQGVVMEDIQGGTRWISDGGEAGIVEG; from the coding sequence ATGCTGCAGTTCTTCAACACGCTGACCCGGCGTAAAGAGCCCTTCACCCCCCTGGTCCCGGGGGTTGTGAGCATCTACAACTGCGGCCCCACCGTCTATGACTTTGTGCACATCGGGAACTGGCGCACATTCCTGTTCGCCGATCTTCTGGTGCGCTACCTCGAGTACCGGGGCTTTGAAGTCCGGCAGGTGATGAACATCACCGATGTCGGACACATGCTGAATGACGACGAACAAGGCACCGATCGGATGGCGCTGGCCAGCGAGCGGGAACAGTTGCATCCGCTGCAGGTCGCCGCTCGCTATACGGAGGCGTTTCTTGCGGATGCCGCCCTGCTGGATATCCACGAGCCACTGGCCCGTCCGAAAGCAACCGACTATGTCCCGCAGATGATCGCAATGGTGGAGTCGCTGCTGGAGAAGGGCTTCGCGTACGAGGTCAACAACTCGGTCTACTTCGATGTCTCAAAGTTCGCGGCCTATGGCCAGCTCTCAAATCAGCAGTTGGATGATCTGCAGGCAGGTGCACGCATCGAACCCCATCCGGACAAGCGGCATCCCTTCGACTTCGCCCTCTGGATCCACAATCCGCAGCATGTCCTGCAGTGGGAGACCCCCTGGGGTTCCGGCTATCCGGGCTGGCACATCGAATGCTCCAGCATGATCGAAGCGATCCTCGGCCCAACGATCGACATCCACACCGGCGGCGAGGACAACATCTTTCCGCATCATGAGTGCGAAATCGCGCAGTCCACCTCGGCGCATGACGGGGCGCCGCTGGCGCACATCTGGATGCACGCCCGCTTCCTGCTGGTGGATGGCGAAAAAATGTCGAAGTCCAAGGGGAACTTCTACCGGCTGGTCGACCTGATGGAGAAGGGCTTCGAGGCGAAAGACGTGCGCTACGCCCTCCTCGCGGCGCACTATCGCTCAACCTACAACTTCACCCTCGAGGGACTCGAAGCGGCCCGCGCGACTCGTCGCGGACTTAACGACTATATCCGTCGCCTGGAAACGGCAGTCGCGGCAGGGGAGGGGACCCGGGAGTGCGAACGGGCCATCCAGGATGCCAAGGACAAGTTCGAAGCCGCACTGGATGACGACCTCAACATCACGGAAGCGCTCGAAGCGATCTTCGGGCTCCGGGATGCCATGTACAAGCGGCTCGCGAAGGGGCAGCTCCAGCGCTCTGATGCCCAGGCGCTGATCCGGACGTTTCGGGAATTCGATGACGTCCTTCGCATCATGCAGTTCACCCCGCTGGCAGTGATGGACGATTCCACCCGTACGGAACTTCAGGCAGACATCGCAGCCCGGCAAACCGCCCGGCTCAACAAGGAGTGGGGAGCAGCCGACCTCCTCCGCGACAAGTGGGCAGCACAGGGGGTGGTCATGGAGGACATCCAGGGGGGAACCCGCTGGATCAGCGATGGAGGCGAAGCTGGGATCGTCGAAGGCTAA
- the panB gene encoding 3-methyl-2-oxobutanoate hydroxymethyltransferase translates to MALPHTIHTLARKVAAGEKLVMVTAYDAPSARLAEAGGADLLLVGDSLGMVVLGYRDTLSVTLDDMLHHTRAVTRVRENAFVVADLPFMSYQVSPERALISAGRLVQEAGAQAVKLEGGAPVLESVRRIVQAGIPVMAHLGLTPQSIHQLGGYRVQGRTPNAAAQMLADARALEAAGAFSLVLECVPTDLASLIAAELTIPVIGIGAGAGVDGQVLVFHDLLRFGTAYAPRFVRAYADLNQLIPEAIQRFADDVRSGQFPTEDETYAPSPEVMAALQDVARRMSDDDDHAGGYGGAC, encoded by the coding sequence ATGGCTCTACCGCACACGATCCACACACTGGCGCGCAAAGTCGCTGCTGGCGAAAAACTGGTCATGGTGACCGCCTATGACGCCCCTTCAGCTCGACTGGCCGAGGCGGGCGGCGCAGACCTCCTGCTCGTTGGCGATTCTCTGGGCATGGTGGTGTTGGGGTATCGGGACACCCTGTCGGTCACCCTCGATGACATGCTGCATCACACCCGGGCAGTCACCCGGGTCCGTGAGAATGCTTTCGTGGTGGCAGATCTGCCATTCATGAGCTACCAGGTCTCTCCTGAGCGGGCCCTGATCAGTGCGGGACGGCTGGTGCAGGAAGCTGGCGCTCAGGCGGTAAAGCTTGAAGGCGGTGCTCCAGTCCTGGAGTCAGTGCGACGAATCGTGCAGGCTGGCATCCCGGTGATGGCACATCTGGGTCTCACCCCGCAAAGCATTCATCAGCTGGGGGGCTATCGGGTCCAGGGGCGGACACCCAACGCCGCAGCACAGATGCTGGCCGATGCCCGGGCACTGGAAGCAGCAGGAGCCTTCAGCCTCGTGCTCGAGTGTGTCCCCACCGATCTGGCGAGCCTGATCGCGGCGGAGCTGACCATCCCGGTCATCGGCATCGGTGCGGGTGCCGGAGTCGATGGCCAGGTGCTGGTGTTCCATGATCTCCTCCGCTTTGGTACGGCCTACGCTCCCAGGTTCGTCCGGGCTTACGCGGATCTCAATCAGCTGATCCCGGAAGCGATTCAGCGCTTTGCGGATGATGTCAGGAGCGGTCAGTTCCCAACCGAAGACGAAACCTATGCCCCTTCCCCCGAGGTCATGGCGGCCCTGCAGGACGTTGCGCGACGGATGAGCGATGACGACGACCATGCGGGCGGCTACGGAGGTGCCTGCTGA